In Triticum aestivum cultivar Chinese Spring chromosome 5B, IWGSC CS RefSeq v2.1, whole genome shotgun sequence, the following proteins share a genomic window:
- the LOC123113062 gene encoding trigger factor: MAAVATTTALHGSQAAGALAVAAQRLLVLLALAMEAVNNGADIFTEDQQEIIKQFGRIKSETVPENKDAGSDDDDDDDEDEDDETGDADDDDADAGEDFSGEEGEDDDEDDDPEANGDDAGAGSDDDDDGDDDDDDGEDGEDDDDDDEDDDEEDEEDEDQPPAKKKK, translated from the exons atggcggcggtggcgacgacgacggcgcTCCACGGGAGCCAGGCGGCGGGCGCGCTGGCCGTCGCCGCGCAGAGGCTGCTGGTTCTCCTCGCTCTCGCG ATGGAAGCTGTAAACAATGGAGCAGATATCTTCACTGAGGACCAGCAAGAAATTATCAA GCAATTTGGCAGAATCAAATCTGAGACGGTTCCTGAGAACAAGGATGCAGGgtctgatgacgacgatgatgatgatgaagatgaggatgatgaaactggtgatgctgatgatgatgatgctgatgcTGGGGAGGACTTCTCGGGTGAAGAaggtgaggacgatgacgaggatgaTGACCCTGAGGCGAACGGCGATGACGCTGGTGCGGggagcgacgatgatgatgatggtgatgatgacgatgatgatggtgaagatggcgaggatgacgatgatgatgacgaggacgacgatgaggaggatgaggaagatgaggaccagccgccggccaagaagaagaaatGA